The nucleotide window GCTGGCAATGGTCAGGAATCGTACCCGTTCCAGTAGCGGATTGTCCTGATTTCCTGCCTCGGAGAGCACCCGCTCGTTATACGAAAGCCAGGTCAGCTCCCGGTTGAGAAACAGGTCTTGAAGGGGCCATGCCTGGTTTGGCCGGGGCCTGCCCGTTTTTGTTTCGACAGCGGCCTTGCCGTTCGGCTTCTCGCTGTTTATCGGCACGCAGCGACCCACAGGCAGCCGGGCTGGCCGCATTCTGCCGCTTTTCCGCTGTCGAAGCAGGGCTGATTGCCTTCCTGGAGCTGGATCGCCCGTACCATTTCCGTTTTTTTCATGCCTGCCACCCGTATGCCGCGTTCCGCCGCTATGGCGCGAATCTGATTGAACGTCATTCGTTTCCTCCTGAGACAAATATTCAGCTGATCGTATGACGACTGCCTGTCTCCGCCGCCTCCCGGCCTTTGGCCACCAAAATCCGGATGGGACAGGTATCAGGCGGCCGCCGCCAGATCCGGCCATTCCCGTGCGATGGTCGCGTTTTTGGTGTTGAGGATCGTGCCGTAGGTCACGGCGCTGTCGGGGGCCTTGGCCAGCGTGAAGCAACGGGCATTCTGCCCGTGTTCCGCCGCGATCCGGCTGGCGCCGGCATAGATCCTCATGGCCCGCATCAGGTCGTCCTTGCTGTTGGCTCGGAAAACGGTGCCGGTTTCGCCGTCGATCATCAGCTCGCGTGGTCCCCCCTCGTCCGAAACCACCACCGGCAGACCCGAGGCCTGGGCTTCCAGCACCACGTTGCCGAATGTATCGGTGGCGCTGGGAAAGACGAACAGATCGGCCGACGCATAGCCGGTGCGCAACTCCTCGCCGTCGAGGTACCCGGTAAACACGGCCGGATAGCCTTTGAGCGCGTTTTCCATCTCGGTGCGATAGGGGCCGTCTCCGATGATGGCCAGGGCCACTCCGGCCCCGGAATCCGCCAGCTCCCGGAATGCCTCCACCAGCAGTTCCAGCCCTTTTTCGCGCGAAACGCGCCCCACATACAGCAGTACCCGGGTGCCGGACGGGATACCCCGCTCGGGCCAGAAACCGGGATTGCCCATGGCCGGGGAATAGAGCTCGGTATCCACCCAACGGGGGAGCGGCTTGAGCCGTTCGGCCGAAAGTCCCCGCGCCAGCAACTGCTCGCGCGTGCCGGACGATGGCACCATCACCTCTTCCATCTGGCTGTAGAACCAGGTCATGTAGCTCCAGGCCACCTGTTCCAGAAATTCGTCATTGGTCAGGCTGCGTACGTATTGGGGGATGTCGGTGTGGTAGGTGCCGGCGGCCGGAATATCCATCAGCCGGGCGATCAGGAGTCCCAGCAGCCCCACGGTCCCGGGGGTGCTGATATGGATGCGGGTAAAGCCTTCCCGCTCGATGAAGTCCATTACATCCAGGATCGGCGGAAAGCAGAGTTTCAGTTCCGGATACTCGGGGATCACGAAATCCCCTACCGCGGCAAAGCGCTTGACCCCCTCGATCGCTTCCGTTTCCGTGCCGACCGTGATCACGGTCAATTCCACCCCGCGGTCCCGGGCGGTCCGGATCAGGCGCTTGATCGTGATGGCCACGCCGTTGATTTCGTCCAGGGTATCGGTGAACAGGGCGATGCGCTCCCGCTCCTCGCCCCGGTTCAGCTCCGGCAGGGCCCGGACGATGTCCCGGATCAGTTCCTTGCCCTTGTGCTGGTGGTGAAAGGCCAGGTAATAGGGGGATATGATGCCGTGCACCAGCCCGATCGTGCCCAGGGTGTTCAGGTATTCGAAAAAGCCGGCATTGAGCGGCAGGTCCATCAGCCGCCTGGTGTAATGGAAGATCAGGCGGTTGGCCAGCCTGCTGGTGACCGCAAAGATCTTGCGGTTGCTGTCGGCGTCGCGGATACCGGCCATGAAAGCACTGTCGTTCAGCAGCAGCCGCGCCTCGCGGTCCAGCACCTCCTCGAAGCTTTTACCGCTGTAATCACGGGAAGGGGGCAGGTTCTTGAGGACGAACAGCCTGAACTTTTCGATGAACGAACTCCGCTCGCTGCCCACGTTGAAAAAACGTTCCAGCAGGGCGGTGACAAAGGGGGTCGAGGTGCGGCGACGTTCGCCGAACCGTTCCCGATAGAAGCTGT belongs to Geobacter sp. SVR and includes:
- a CDS encoding SAP domain-containing protein, whose translation is MTFNQIRAIAAERGIRVAGMKKTEMVRAIQLQEGNQPCFDSGKAAECGQPGCLWVAACR
- a CDS encoding glycosyltransferase, producing the protein MNSFKADLHVHSSHSNKPTYWAMRKFNCPESYTSPQFLYRTAKERGMDFVTITDHNAISGALEIAHLPDTFISSEITAHFPENGCKVHVVVLHISEAQFRMILELRKNIYEMLAYLHAEGITHFLAHPLYAQNEKLTLEIIERSLLLFTTFEVKNGCRARRFNVFTKRLLSSLTEQTIARLADKYDLLPYGALPWSKGIVGGSDDHGGLFIARAHTTAYDTPTVEAFIEAVRNGDSWADGEDGGPLTMAHSLYGIAHSFYRERFGERRRTSTPFVTALLERFFNVGSERSSFIEKFRLFVLKNLPPSRDYSGKSFEEVLDREARLLLNDSAFMAGIRDADSNRKIFAVTSRLANRLIFHYTRRLMDLPLNAGFFEYLNTLGTIGLVHGIISPYYLAFHHQHKGKELIRDIVRALPELNRGEERERIALFTDTLDEINGVAITIKRLIRTARDRGVELTVITVGTETEAIEGVKRFAAVGDFVIPEYPELKLCFPPILDVMDFIEREGFTRIHISTPGTVGLLGLLIARLMDIPAAGTYHTDIPQYVRSLTNDEFLEQVAWSYMTWFYSQMEEVMVPSSGTREQLLARGLSAERLKPLPRWVDTELYSPAMGNPGFWPERGIPSGTRVLLYVGRVSREKGLELLVEAFRELADSGAGVALAIIGDGPYRTEMENALKGYPAVFTGYLDGEELRTGYASADLFVFPSATDTFGNVVLEAQASGLPVVVSDEGGPRELMIDGETGTVFRANSKDDLMRAMRIYAGASRIAAEHGQNARCFTLAKAPDSAVTYGTILNTKNATIAREWPDLAAAA